In a single window of the Sorangium aterium genome:
- the istA gene encoding IS21 family transposase, with protein sequence MIAKEKEAEVLRLYRGEKWPVGTIAAQLGLHHTTVQRVLGQAGVDPKVVPPRPSMVDPFVPFIVEQLGKYPSLRSSRLFGMLKERGYPGGPDHLRRVIGRLRPKKPAEAFQRLRTLPGEQAQVDWAHFGKLAVGRALRPLWAFVMVLSYSRRIFLRFFPSAAMPFFVRGHVEAFADIDGVPRVLLYDNLKSAVVERHGDAIRFHPMLLALSAHYRFEPRPVAVARGNEKGRVERAIRYVREAFFEARTYADLDDLNRQATEWTSSAALDRSWVEDRARTVRQAFDDERSVLLGPPDTPFPAHERVEVQVGKTPYARFDLNDYSVPHDRTSRTLVVLADLAQLRIADGNEIVATHVRSWDRGQQIEQPVHIERLVDEKRRAREHRGLDRLARAARSSQAFLRILAERGDNVGSAIARLLHLLDAVGAAELEEALVEVIERDTIHVGAVRQVIDRRRSERHLPPPVSIPVTRGQHAALVVTPHSLATYEALKKDPTP encoded by the coding sequence GTGATCGCGAAAGAGAAGGAGGCCGAGGTTCTGCGCCTCTACCGCGGCGAGAAGTGGCCCGTGGGCACCATTGCCGCCCAGCTCGGGCTGCACCACACCACCGTGCAGCGCGTGCTCGGGCAAGCGGGCGTCGATCCGAAGGTCGTCCCGCCGCGCCCGTCGATGGTCGACCCGTTCGTGCCTTTCATCGTCGAGCAGCTCGGCAAGTATCCCTCGCTGCGCTCCAGTCGCCTCTTCGGCATGCTCAAGGAGCGGGGCTATCCGGGCGGTCCCGATCATCTGCGCCGGGTGATCGGCCGTCTTCGCCCCAAGAAGCCCGCAGAGGCATTCCAGCGGCTGCGCACGCTGCCCGGCGAGCAAGCGCAGGTCGACTGGGCGCACTTCGGCAAGCTGGCCGTCGGCCGGGCGCTGCGCCCGCTCTGGGCCTTCGTCATGGTGCTCAGCTACTCGCGGCGGATCTTCCTGCGCTTCTTCCCGAGCGCGGCGATGCCCTTCTTCGTGCGCGGGCACGTCGAGGCGTTCGCCGACATCGACGGTGTCCCGCGCGTGCTGCTCTACGACAACCTCAAGAGCGCTGTCGTGGAGCGTCACGGCGACGCGATCCGGTTCCACCCCATGCTCCTGGCTCTGTCGGCGCATTACCGCTTCGAGCCGCGCCCTGTCGCCGTCGCCCGCGGCAACGAGAAGGGCCGTGTCGAGCGCGCCATCCGCTACGTCCGCGAGGCGTTCTTCGAGGCCCGGACCTACGCCGATCTCGACGACCTCAACCGACAAGCGACCGAGTGGACCAGCTCCGCAGCGCTCGATCGCTCCTGGGTCGAGGACCGCGCCCGCACCGTGCGTCAGGCCTTCGACGACGAGCGCAGTGTGCTGCTCGGGCCCCCCGACACGCCGTTTCCAGCCCACGAGCGCGTCGAGGTCCAGGTCGGAAAGACCCCCTACGCGCGTTTCGATCTCAACGACTACTCGGTTCCCCACGACCGGACGAGCCGCACGCTGGTCGTCCTCGCCGACCTCGCGCAGCTGCGCATCGCCGACGGCAACGAGATTGTCGCGACCCATGTCCGCTCGTGGGACCGCGGCCAGCAGATCGAGCAGCCCGTGCACATCGAGCGCCTGGTCGACGAGAAGCGCCGCGCCCGCGAGCATCGCGGCCTCGATCGCCTCGCCCGCGCCGCCCGCAGCAGCCAGGCATTCCTGCGCATCCTCGCCGAGCGCGGAGACAACGTCGGCAGCGCCATCGCCCGGCTTCTACACCTGCTCGACGCCGTCGGCGCCGCCGAGCTCGAAGAGGCGCTCGTCGAGGTGATCGAGCGCGACACCATCCACGTTGGCGCCGTGCGCCAGGTGATCGACCGCCGCCGCTCCGAGCGCCACCTGCCGCCTCCGGTCTCGATCCCCGTCACGCGCGGCCAGCACGCCGCCCTCGTCGTCACGCCGCATTCGCTCGCCACTTACGAGGCCCTGAAGAAAGACCCGACGCCATGA
- a CDS encoding ExeA family protein has product MTMDFCSYFSFTAEPFSKEVEDGELWLPPSKQAILEMLIEAVHARKSVLLAGDPGVGKTCLLRALRHALSPQTFRLTYCANVTLGRRDFYRQLCLALGLARCSTAGDVFYAVSTHVEELAKERVFPVFVLDEAHLLHQDTLDHLHILLNYAWDSRALLSLVLLGLPELGERLRVRRNRSLYSRLHYRLTIDPLTPDDTADYLRVRLNRVGCAKELFTTDAIAMLHEAAAGSLRDTDRLATAALRAAARKKRKLVERDVFSRILQLDAEEPG; this is encoded by the coding sequence ATGACCATGGACTTTTGTAGCTACTTCAGCTTCACCGCAGAGCCATTTTCAAAGGAGGTCGAAGACGGCGAGCTCTGGCTCCCTCCGTCCAAGCAGGCGATACTCGAGATGCTCATCGAAGCGGTGCACGCCAGAAAGAGCGTGCTCCTCGCTGGTGACCCAGGCGTTGGCAAGACGTGTCTCCTCCGCGCGCTCCGTCATGCCCTTTCGCCGCAGACGTTTCGCTTGACCTACTGCGCCAACGTGACGCTTGGACGCCGGGACTTCTATCGCCAGCTCTGTCTGGCGCTCGGTCTCGCGCGCTGCAGCACCGCTGGAGACGTCTTCTACGCGGTCAGCACGCACGTCGAGGAACTCGCGAAGGAACGAGTATTTCCGGTCTTCGTCCTCGATGAGGCCCATCTACTTCATCAGGATACACTCGATCATCTTCACATACTCCTTAATTACGCCTGGGATAGCCGCGCATTGCTTTCGCTCGTGTTGCTTGGCTTGCCCGAGCTCGGCGAGCGGCTCCGCGTGCGCCGCAATCGCTCCCTGTATTCGCGCCTCCATTACCGATTGACCATCGATCCGCTCACGCCGGACGATACGGCCGACTATCTGCGTGTACGTCTCAACCGAGTCGGCTGCGCGAAAGAGCTCTTCACCACCGACGCGATCGCGATGCTGCACGAGGCGGCCGCCGGCAGCCTGCGCGACACCGACCGACTCGCCACGGCCGCTCTTCGAGCCGCTGCGCGCAAGAAGCGCAAGCTCGTCGAGCGCGATGTCTTCAGCCGCATCCTGCAACTGGACGCAGAGGAGCCCGGATGA
- the tnpB gene encoding IS66 family insertion sequence element accessory protein TnpB (TnpB, as the term is used for proteins encoded by IS66 family insertion elements, is considered an accessory protein, since TnpC, encoded by a neighboring gene, is a DDE family transposase.) has protein sequence MLTLPPSVRVYVAAEPTDLRKSFDGLSALVSQRFGADPLCGHLFVFRNRRGDQMRVLFWDRTGYMIVAKKLARGRFHLARDLPKGTTHVEVEAAELSLMLEGLDLSQAVRRKRWRPGVRKIAPSKQSLMDARGIAISRAT, from the coding sequence GTGCTGACGCTGCCGCCGTCGGTGCGCGTGTACGTCGCCGCCGAGCCCACGGACCTGCGCAAGAGCTTTGATGGGCTGTCGGCCTTGGTCTCCCAGCGCTTCGGAGCCGACCCACTCTGTGGGCATCTGTTCGTGTTCAGGAATCGGCGAGGTGACCAGATGCGCGTTTTGTTCTGGGACCGAACTGGCTACATGATCGTGGCGAAAAAATTGGCCCGCGGACGATTCCATCTCGCCCGCGACCTGCCCAAGGGGACCACCCACGTCGAGGTCGAGGCGGCCGAGCTGTCGCTGATGCTCGAAGGGCTCGACCTGTCCCAGGCCGTACGGCGCAAGCGTTGGCGGCCTGGCGTGAGAAAAATTGCTCCGTCGAAGCAAAGCTTGATGGATGCGCGCGGGATAGCTATCTCGCGCGCCACGTGA
- a CDS encoding RNA polymerase sigma factor — protein sequence MGEPASTPTGFEFLRRLARRLGLPAQDAEDLAQDALLRELEAAQRVELGEARASYGATIVLNQARNHVRNARRRGEVLTSFDDHEPQAECPTPEEMLRRQQREALLHDLINQVDPKYRDVLIKHAIEEVPLVEIASEQGINPKTVRTHYRRALEDLYAAVERRRARQRSHGWDDAACVPFAFHLRCREGWLSKLGRLGIKILVQGAIVVLTGAVVAALPDSFNPASWLRAAVVRAPAPAPAVVEIAPPPAQLSLRASATPTAQEVAQPAQDRGARAPAPSGAPVRRTSLPVRAVVPAVSQREQSLIDEARRAIDDHNAAAEARRLLETHAREFPQGQLAAEREALLAQIR from the coding sequence ATGGGCGAGCCAGCCAGCACCCCCACCGGCTTCGAGTTCCTCCGGCGCCTCGCGCGGCGCCTCGGGCTCCCTGCGCAAGACGCGGAGGACCTCGCGCAGGACGCCTTGCTGCGGGAACTGGAAGCGGCTCAGCGGGTCGAGCTCGGGGAGGCCCGAGCATCCTACGGTGCCACCATCGTCCTGAACCAGGCGCGGAACCACGTCCGGAACGCACGCCGTCGGGGGGAGGTCCTGACCTCGTTCGATGATCACGAGCCTCAGGCGGAGTGCCCGACCCCAGAAGAGATGCTCCGCAGGCAGCAGCGAGAGGCGCTCCTCCACGACCTGATCAACCAGGTCGACCCCAAGTACCGCGACGTCTTGATCAAGCACGCGATCGAGGAGGTGCCGCTCGTCGAGATCGCCTCCGAGCAGGGGATCAATCCGAAGACGGTGAGGACACATTACCGCCGAGCGCTGGAGGACCTCTACGCGGCCGTGGAACGCCGGAGGGCGCGGCAGCGCTCGCACGGATGGGACGACGCTGCGTGCGTCCCGTTCGCCTTCCATTTGCGCTGCCGCGAGGGGTGGCTGAGCAAGCTAGGCCGCCTGGGCATCAAGATCCTGGTCCAGGGAGCGATCGTCGTGCTGACCGGCGCCGTCGTCGCGGCATTGCCGGACTCGTTCAACCCGGCGTCGTGGTTGCGGGCGGCGGTGGTGCGCGCTCCTGCGCCCGCTCCGGCGGTGGTGGAGATCGCGCCGCCTCCGGCCCAACTTTCCCTGCGCGCTTCGGCCACGCCCACCGCGCAGGAGGTCGCGCAGCCGGCGCAGGACCGAGGCGCACGGGCGCCTGCTCCGTCAGGCGCGCCGGTTCGTCGTACCTCGCTCCCCGTCCGCGCCGTGGTCCCAGCCGTCAGCCAGCGCGAGCAGAGCCTCATCGACGAGGCCCGAAGGGCCATCGATGACCACAACGCGGCCGCAGAGGCGCGCCGATTGCTTGAGACACATGCGCGGGAGTTCCCGCAAGGACAGCTCGCCGCGGAGCGCGAAGCACTCCTAGCGCAGATTCGCTGA
- the tnpA gene encoding IS66 family insertion sequence element accessory protein TnpA — MATRVEWADRVERWERSGLSAEKFARREGYKPKQLYWWRWKLRADRPSHPSPSSLTEAPRFLPVHVVTDASVAAPEPIEIALPNGRVVRVRPGFDPATLERVLALAAEETPC; from the coding sequence ATGGCGACGAGGGTGGAGTGGGCCGATCGGGTGGAGCGATGGGAGCGCAGCGGGCTGAGCGCGGAGAAGTTCGCGCGGCGCGAAGGGTACAAGCCGAAGCAGCTCTACTGGTGGCGTTGGAAGCTGCGCGCTGACCGGCCCTCGCACCCCTCGCCCTCGTCGTTGACCGAAGCACCGCGCTTTCTGCCGGTCCACGTGGTGACGGACGCATCGGTCGCCGCGCCGGAGCCGATCGAGATCGCCTTACCCAACGGGCGGGTGGTGCGGGTCCGGCCGGGGTTCGACCCGGCCACGCTCGAGCGGGTACTGGCGCTCGCGGCCGAGGAGACGCCGTGCTGA
- a CDS encoding AAA family ATPase — MLKLTRFQVMGFRSVQDSGWIETDTVTSLIGVNESGKTNLLLPLWKLNPAKDGAIVPLADFPRSEYSELRQVSQDRAFIYADFETDAELAIALADLTGISVDHFNVVRFTCRFDGQRHVTFPNAEPPRSVPAVDVRELLANVRGKIEKESGENVRRASMTTAIDGALRILADVDLVDRDALSNVSASLSEVALPETTSTSLSACWMALVEGIDDTMKRISMSHPNEREDARNLALKRLPAFVYYSNYGNLDSEIYLPHVIQNMKREGLGAKEEAKARTLKVLFDFVKLKPEEILELGKAAATAGAPKPSQEAITAAAERTKERSVLLQSASSRLTKEFRAWWKQGNYRFRFEADGDHFRIWVSDDKRPEEVELESRSTGLQWFLSFFLVFLVESSDAHENAILLLDEPGLSLHPLAQKDLSAFFDNLSRTNQLLYTTHSPFLVDPDRLDRVRAVYVDANGATAVSADLRAGKSTSSEAKSVYAVHAALGLSASNALLHGCTNVIVEGSSDQHYMSGIKTVLIGLGRINPQREIIFHPGGGAKGVAAIVPIITARDEAPPYVILDSDGPGIDFAKKLRSGPIYAGDAGKRITNIGDVLGGLQGAEVEDLMPHNLIVDAVSRTYRGEDEDFRDVAVEGKPIVPQVEAYASKHGITLDQGWKVELAKTVKARLLKTRELSPAIIDLWAKLFEPFSSPVDAVAGTKR; from the coding sequence ATGCTGAAGTTGACACGATTCCAGGTGATGGGCTTCCGGTCGGTGCAGGATAGCGGCTGGATCGAAACCGACACAGTTACGTCTCTGATCGGGGTGAACGAGTCGGGCAAGACGAACCTGCTTCTTCCTCTCTGGAAGCTGAACCCGGCGAAAGACGGCGCGATCGTGCCGCTCGCGGACTTCCCGCGCAGCGAGTACAGCGAGCTCCGCCAGGTCAGCCAGGATCGCGCGTTCATCTACGCCGACTTCGAGACGGACGCCGAGCTGGCCATAGCGCTGGCAGACCTTACCGGGATATCAGTGGATCACTTCAACGTCGTGCGGTTCACCTGCCGCTTCGACGGCCAGCGTCACGTCACCTTCCCTAACGCCGAACCGCCGCGCTCCGTCCCCGCAGTCGACGTCCGTGAGTTACTGGCGAATGTGCGCGGAAAGATTGAGAAAGAGTCCGGCGAGAACGTCCGCCGCGCATCGATGACGACGGCAATCGATGGAGCACTACGCATCTTGGCGGATGTCGACCTGGTGGACCGCGACGCGCTCTCGAACGTGAGCGCTTCCCTCTCTGAAGTCGCCCTCCCCGAAACGACGTCCACATCGTTGTCGGCCTGTTGGATGGCGCTCGTCGAGGGAATCGACGACACTATGAAGCGTATCAGTATGTCGCATCCGAACGAGCGCGAGGACGCGAGGAACCTCGCGCTCAAACGCTTGCCAGCGTTCGTTTACTACTCCAACTACGGTAATCTCGACTCCGAGATCTACCTCCCGCACGTCATCCAGAACATGAAGCGGGAGGGCCTCGGCGCGAAAGAAGAGGCGAAGGCCCGTACCCTCAAGGTGCTCTTCGACTTCGTCAAATTGAAACCCGAGGAGATCTTGGAGCTGGGCAAGGCCGCTGCGACAGCCGGTGCACCCAAACCGTCGCAGGAGGCCATCACTGCCGCAGCAGAGCGCACAAAGGAGCGAAGCGTGCTCCTCCAGTCGGCCAGTTCGCGGCTCACCAAGGAATTCCGCGCCTGGTGGAAGCAGGGCAACTATCGCTTCCGTTTCGAGGCTGACGGTGATCACTTCAGAATATGGGTGTCGGATGACAAGCGCCCCGAGGAGGTGGAATTGGAATCGCGGAGCACCGGCCTCCAGTGGTTCCTCAGCTTCTTCCTCGTCTTCCTCGTCGAGAGCAGTGACGCTCACGAGAATGCGATCTTGTTGCTCGATGAACCCGGACTCTCGCTCCACCCGCTCGCCCAGAAGGACCTCTCTGCGTTCTTCGACAACCTCTCCAGAACGAATCAGCTCCTGTACACCACGCACTCACCGTTCCTGGTCGATCCCGATCGGCTCGACCGCGTGCGCGCCGTGTACGTCGATGCGAACGGCGCGACTGCGGTGTCTGCCGACCTCCGCGCGGGGAAGTCGACGTCGTCGGAGGCGAAGTCCGTCTATGCAGTCCATGCTGCGCTCGGCCTCTCAGCCTCGAATGCGCTTTTGCATGGCTGCACAAACGTGATCGTGGAGGGCTCGTCCGACCAACACTACATGAGCGGCATCAAGACCGTCTTGATCGGCCTAGGAAGAATTAATCCGCAGCGGGAGATCATCTTTCATCCCGGCGGCGGTGCAAAGGGCGTGGCTGCCATTGTGCCGATCATCACAGCGCGGGATGAAGCGCCTCCCTATGTGATTCTCGATTCCGACGGCCCAGGCATCGACTTCGCCAAGAAACTGAGGAGTGGACCGATCTACGCTGGCGACGCGGGAAAGAGGATCACGAATATCGGCGATGTCCTCGGCGGGCTCCAGGGGGCCGAGGTCGAGGACTTGATGCCGCACAACCTGATTGTGGATGCCGTAAGCCGCACGTATCGCGGGGAAGATGAGGACTTCCGCGATGTGGCGGTTGAGGGGAAGCCCATTGTTCCCCAGGTCGAGGCGTATGCCTCGAAGCATGGCATCACTCTGGATCAGGGGTGGAAGGTCGAGCTGGCGAAGACGGTGAAGGCTCGTTTGCTCAAGACAAGAGAGCTTTCGCCCGCAATAATCGATCTCTGGGCGAAGCTGTTTGAGCCCTTCTCGTCCCCGGTCGACGCCGTTGCAGGCACGAAAAGATAA
- a CDS encoding 4-fold beta flower protein produces the protein MRPDPPERDSAITSSGGPFRPVGQVRQVRGIRGVRPIRGLRHGGPVLPATSLRWSALTREEFFAP, from the coding sequence ATGCGACCCGACCCTCCTGAAAGAGACAGCGCTATAACATCGTCGGGCGGTCCGTTCCGTCCTGTCGGCCAAGTCCGACAAGTTCGCGGGATCCGAGGTGTTCGCCCGATTCGTGGTCTTAGACATGGTGGGCCAGTGCTTCCTGCGACAAGTTTGAGGTGGTCGGCACTAACTCGCGAAGAGTTCTTTGCGCCGTGA
- a CDS encoding DDE-type integrase/transposase/recombinase, whose protein sequence is MQDPLKPKDHAEAVALYRSEIIGSLMHRELDRGELAEALADLSKQRFRPPRAHSPRTYSVPTLERWYYAYKTEGLEGLRPKPRKDKGRARELTPEQRQMLLDIREEHPSASVSLILDTLIAAGRIDKEAISATTVRRLYAEHRLDRVALRDRTGGKVRLRWQAEHPGALWHGDVCHVSPILVGGSVAPVRIHALLDDASRYILAIEAMSAEREVDMLALFIRALRKHGAPDALYLDNGSTYRGHTLHLACERLGTTLIHARPYDAPARGKMERFWRTLRERCVDFTGALGSLHDLNVRLYAWVDEHYHRTPHAALFGKSPAQVYEGYPHVTDNLDERKLRDALTTQARRRVRRDSTLSMDGEDWETDLGFLAGHLVTVSRCLVTPNEPPWIEHEGKRFALHRVDPVKNARRPRPACNLDVAHEARVPFDPPKTLLDKALGRTPRDGEEE, encoded by the coding sequence GTGCAAGACCCCCTCAAGCCGAAGGACCACGCGGAAGCGGTAGCGCTCTATCGCAGTGAGATCATCGGCTCGCTCATGCACCGCGAGCTCGACCGGGGAGAGCTCGCCGAAGCGCTCGCCGACCTGAGCAAACAGCGGTTTCGCCCACCGCGCGCCCATTCTCCGCGCACTTACTCGGTCCCCACGCTCGAGCGTTGGTACTACGCGTACAAGACCGAAGGTCTCGAAGGCTTGCGTCCCAAGCCCCGCAAGGACAAGGGACGGGCGCGCGAGCTCACCCCCGAGCAACGGCAGATGCTGCTCGACATTCGAGAAGAGCACCCGAGCGCCTCGGTCTCGCTCATCCTCGACACGCTGATCGCGGCGGGCCGGATCGACAAGGAGGCCATCTCCGCCACCACGGTGCGACGCCTGTACGCCGAACACCGCCTTGATCGCGTCGCGCTGCGCGATCGCACGGGCGGCAAGGTGCGGTTGCGCTGGCAGGCCGAGCACCCCGGCGCTCTGTGGCACGGCGACGTGTGTCATGTGTCACCGATCCTCGTTGGCGGCAGCGTGGCGCCGGTGCGGATCCACGCGCTGCTCGACGACGCCTCCCGGTACATCCTCGCGATCGAGGCGATGAGCGCCGAGCGGGAGGTCGACATGCTGGCGCTCTTCATCCGAGCACTGCGCAAACATGGCGCTCCCGACGCCCTCTACCTGGATAACGGCTCGACCTACCGCGGGCACACCTTGCACCTGGCGTGTGAGCGACTCGGCACTACCCTGATCCACGCCCGTCCGTACGACGCCCCCGCGCGCGGCAAGATGGAGCGCTTCTGGAGGACGTTGCGAGAGAGGTGCGTGGACTTCACCGGAGCGCTCGGCTCGCTGCACGACCTCAACGTCCGGCTCTACGCCTGGGTCGACGAGCACTACCACCGCACACCGCACGCGGCGCTCTTCGGCAAATCCCCCGCGCAGGTGTACGAGGGGTATCCCCACGTCACCGACAACCTCGACGAGCGGAAGCTCCGCGACGCGCTCACGACCCAGGCCCGTCGGCGCGTCCGACGCGACAGCACGCTCTCGATGGATGGAGAGGATTGGGAGACCGATCTCGGCTTCCTCGCCGGCCACCTCGTCACGGTGTCGCGGTGCCTCGTCACGCCGAACGAGCCGCCCTGGATCGAACACGAGGGCAAACGCTTCGCCCTGCACCGGGTCGATCCGGTGAAGAACGCCCGTCGCCCGCGGCCGGCCTGCAACCTTGATGTCGCGCACGAGGCGCGGGTGCCCTTCGACCCGCCGAAAACGCTTCTGGACAAGGCTCTCGGACGAACGCCCCGCGATGGCGAGGAGGAATGA
- a CDS encoding DUF6431 domain-containing protein yields MKERSPQQIVHLDLDVKGWLASPPTVDRARPARCPRCGAAACPLGGGLGLWGHGSRSRQVRGPLAAGERGGLVTIEVRRYRCRRCGATITVVPRGVAPRRHFAATAIGLALLLVGIASAALIEVRRRVSPWSASFDADSWATVRRWLRAIDQGRLFPSVRPSPLAASLRQRAERAAMTLVAMAPFAAEVLEAAVMAGAARAA; encoded by the coding sequence TTGAAAGAGCGGAGCCCTCAACAGATCGTCCATCTGGACCTCGATGTCAAAGGCTGGCTCGCTTCACCGCCCACCGTAGATCGCGCGCGGCCAGCCCGCTGCCCGCGTTGCGGTGCCGCGGCTTGCCCGCTGGGGGGCGGGTTGGGGCTGTGGGGTCACGGCTCGCGGTCCCGGCAGGTACGCGGGCCGCTGGCTGCCGGCGAGCGCGGCGGGCTCGTCACGATCGAGGTGCGCCGTTATCGATGCCGCCGCTGCGGCGCGACGATCACGGTCGTACCGCGGGGCGTCGCACCGCGACGGCACTTCGCCGCGACGGCGATCGGTCTGGCCCTGCTGCTCGTCGGCATCGCCAGTGCAGCGCTCATCGAGGTGCGGCGGCGTGTCAGCCCCTGGTCTGCCAGCTTCGATGCCGACAGCTGGGCGACCGTGCGGCGCTGGTTACGCGCCATCGACCAGGGGCGCCTCTTTCCGTCAGTCCGCCCCAGTCCCCTTGCTGCTTCGCTGCGGCAGCGGGCCGAGCGGGCCGCGATGACGCTCGTCGCGATGGCGCCTTTTGCGGCCGAGGTCCTCGAGGCCGCCGTCATGGCCGGCGCCGCGCGAGCTGCGTGA
- a CDS encoding helix-turn-helix transcriptional regulator, which yields MWLISPLGLAMIACVAIGFAVTAREALGRERGLREAREHAHDDDEAALTDAKEQAAAERDRCRRLLDCHVDAALAELTDARARPVPWPGRVLESFCATTPSWRRKLAESTGLEPKEVERLLRSDLPMTPSLARQLEAFTGTPARYWERLWQLHDDHRTDAEETVVIQVGEPVTKRESSARPASSPAQSSTPPTLPPRALDVPPPVVPSPELAARSPRAKLPPPPLPRLRSPLPVRAATGTEPARRAATLTSFPVQRAEGGKGSATAADWEDVERSPLNTTLPGVGSHG from the coding sequence ATGTGGCTCATTTCGCCGCTCGGGCTCGCGATGATCGCCTGCGTCGCGATCGGCTTCGCGGTCACCGCGCGCGAAGCGCTCGGACGCGAGCGCGGGCTTCGCGAGGCGCGCGAGCACGCGCATGATGACGACGAGGCAGCCCTCACCGATGCGAAGGAGCAGGCTGCGGCGGAGCGGGACCGATGCCGGCGCCTTCTGGACTGTCACGTCGACGCGGCACTCGCGGAGCTGACAGACGCCCGTGCGCGCCCCGTCCCCTGGCCAGGAAGGGTCCTCGAGTCGTTCTGCGCGACGACGCCTTCGTGGAGGAGGAAGCTGGCCGAGAGCACGGGGTTGGAGCCGAAGGAGGTGGAACGGTTGCTGAGGAGCGACCTCCCGATGACGCCCAGCCTTGCCCGGCAGCTGGAGGCCTTCACCGGCACGCCGGCGCGGTACTGGGAGCGCCTCTGGCAGCTGCACGACGACCACCGGACCGACGCCGAGGAGACCGTAGTGATCCAGGTCGGCGAGCCCGTCACCAAGCGCGAGAGCTCGGCGCGTCCCGCGTCGTCGCCGGCGCAGAGCTCGACACCGCCGACGCTACCTCCCCGCGCGCTCGACGTTCCTCCGCCTGTGGTCCCGTCTCCCGAGCTTGCGGCCAGGAGCCCGCGGGCGAAGCTCCCGCCGCCTCCACTGCCGCGGCTTCGGTCGCCGCTCCCTGTCCGCGCCGCCACGGGGACTGAGCCCGCCCGGCGCGCTGCGACGCTGACGAGCTTCCCGGTACAGCGTGCCGAAGGCGGGAAGGGTTCCGCAACGGCTGCCGATTGGGAGGACGTAGAGCGCTCTCCGCTGAACACGACACTTCCGGGGGTCGGGAGCCATGGGTGA